A region of the Nitrospinota bacterium genome:
CAATTCTCATAAATTTTATTTTCTAATATTTTTAAATAATAGAGATAAGGGAAAACGGGTGAATCTAATGAGACGGCTCCTTGACCGGCAGTTACACTCACGGGTGTTTCTTTTGCAGTGGTTATTGGAGTCTTCGAATCCGCTGCTTCTTTTGGTTTGGCAATCGTCTCTTTTTCTGATACAACTTTCTCTTTAGCAAGGACCTTTTTTTTTGATGGCAAGGTCATTAATGGCTTTTTCTGGATTATTTTGGCCTTTTTTGTTGTGATCTCTTTCTTTTTTAAGGGGGGAACGGCCTCCTCTGGACCGGTTTTTATTTTTCCCACCCTATCTCCTGGAAGCTCTACTAAATTAACTATGTATGCTTTTTGTCTTAAAACATTGCCATTGATGAAGTAGGGGGAGAGGAAAAAAATGAAAAGAATAACAATATGGAATAGAGTCGAAATGAGAATGGCTTTCTTGGTATAGACAGGATATGACGGATACTCTTCGTTCTGCAAAAAAATCCTCCTTTACCCTTCTGCTGGTTCAGTAACCATCCCCAGCTTTTCAATCCCAGCCCTTTTTATGTTCGCCATCACCTTTACAACAAAACCATAAGGAACATTCTTATCAGCCCTTAAAAATACCTCCTTTCCTTTATCTAAAACCGCTTTTTGTTTTAGCTTTTCTGATAAATCAGAGAGGGTAATTCTTCTATTATTGAGGTAGATCCTCTTATCTTTTGTAATGGTGACGATATCTCTCTCTTGCGCCTCAATATTAATCGCGCTTTCTCTCGGCAATTGCACATCAACTCCCTGCTGGAGCATAGGTGCTGTAACCATAAAGATAATCATTAACACCAAAAATACATCAACTAAGGGCGTTACATTAATTTCTGAAAGGGTTGTTGTATCTTTTTTATCAGATGGCATTATTTTTATGTTTTAATTAAATTCTTTTCCATTAGGTCAATCAATTCTGATGAGAAATTATTCATCTCCGTTGCTAACACTCTTACCCTATTTACAAAATAGTTATAACCAATCACTGCAGGGATAGCTACAGCAAGCCCTGCCGCAGTAGCAATAAGTGCCTCTGCAATACCAGGAGCTACAACCCCAATACTTGTAGAGCCTCTCATTCCTATACCTCTAAAAGCATTCATAACACCCCAAACGGTTCCAAAAAGACCAATGAACGGTGTCGTACTCCCTGTTGTAGCAAGGAAAATTAAGGTCCTTTCTAAATTTGCCGTTTCTTCAGCAATTGTTTTTGATAGGGTTCTGGTTAATCCACTAATCCTTTCTGACAGATAATTTAATCTTTTAGATTGGTCCTGAGAAGAGTCAAGGGATTTTAAGATTTTTTGTTGTGCCCTTATTTCTTTATATCCTGCAATAAAAACCTTTGCAACAGGACTGTATCTTAAGTTTTTACTTTCAATAAATGCTGTGGTGAGGTTTAAGTTTTCTGTAAATATATTGAAGAATTTCTTGGATTCTTTTTTTGCTTTTCTTAAGATTCGATATTTTTGGGCTATAATAGTCCACGAAACAATAGAAAATATAAGAAGGACTAAAAGGACAAACTTGGCTACTGGTCCAGATTGCATAACCATATCAGCGACATTTCCCTGAAAGTTACCACCTATATTGACAAGACTAAATTGAGGCATAATTTTTTATCTCAGTTTTAATTTAATTATTTAAAAAAATTATAATATCAAGGTTATAAGAAATGTCAATGTTAATTTAAGTCCTCAAGGCCTTCTCATCTTTTGTTTTATCTAGGTTTTAATCGGCTTTAATCCCTTAATAAAATAATACATTACATAGTATTCAAGACAAAAAGGACCAAAGCCGAGAAATCCTAAAAGGGGCATTTCAAATATCTTGATGTTTTCAGTAATGGGAACAGTATATATCCATTTGGTATATGCCCAGTAATTCCAGAACTCCCAGAGAAAACCACATAGATAACCTCCGATAAGAAGGGATAAAATGATTTCTATATTTCCATCCTCAATGTCTCTAAAAAGGGAAGGGTTTCCTCTCAGGTAATTTATCGGCTCTAAAAGAAATACAAAACCACACCAGACAAATGCCCAGAGATAGGGAGAGGGGTATATGATTGGAAAGGCTAAAAAGAGTGTGCCTAAAACCATAGATATATAAAGAAGGTTTTTTGTAATCTTTATTTTTTTAAATTGAAGATTTTTGAACTTGAGAAAGCACTGCAAAAGCTCAGCTGTTTCAAAAAGTCCCGGCATTATGGTTGAAAAGGCGACGGCATAACCTATATATCTTAACCATAAAGGATGGGGTAAATTTATATAATACCACCCCTTTAACAGCAGGTTATAGTATTCAAAGATAAGCCAAAATACCACAGACAATGGAAGCATGAATAGAAATTCTTTCCTTCTAGAGGATATAAGAGAACTTCCTTTTAACCTGAAGATAATCCCATCAATAAAAAATATATACCCATACCATGCCAGAGGAGTAAACCATGTGGCTATAGGCTGAATTTCCATAAACATGAGGATTTCTGAGACAATAAGGATAAAAAGACCTATGTAGCTATATGTTTTTAATCTCATCATGTTGAATTAAGATCTTGATTTTTAGATAGGTTGAAGGTTAGTTATTTTTGTTAAGACTGAGATGTTTCTTAACGATTTTATGGACACTGTTTAACGCATCTTTTAATTTACTAGGGTCTTTACCACCAGCTTGGGCCATATCAGGTCTTCCTCCACCCTTTCCACCGACAATAGCAGCTACATCATTGATAATACGCCCGGCATTCAAGCGAGATATCAGGTCTTTTGTAACTCCTGTAAGGATAACAACCTTATTATCCGTTATCGTTGCGATCACAACAACTCCTGATCTTATTCTCTCTTTACAGTTATCAAGGAAATTTCTTAAGGCTGGTATATCTAATGGTTCTACTTTAGTTGCCAATACCTTTATACCATCAACGAGCTTGATCTTAGATTCAAGGTCAAAAGCCTCACCTTTGGTTAATCTCTCTTTTAAGGTTCTCACCTCTTTTTCAAGCTCTTTTGAATACTCAGCCAGCCTTTTGACCTTTTGTGATTCCTCAAAAGGTTTTGCCTTCAGAATCTCTTCAATCTCATGGAGGACTTCTTCTTCTCTTTTGATATATTCATAGGCTCCCAGGCCTGTTACGGCTTCTATTCTTCGCACACCAGAAGCAATACCACCCTCACTGATGATCTTAAATAGTCCGATCTCTCCGGTGGCATTAATATGAGTTCCTCCACATAATTCAGTGCTCAAGTCGCCGGTTTTTACTACCCTTACTTCTTCTCCATATTTTTCTCCAAATAATGCAATGGCTCCCTCATTTAAGGCCTCGTTCAGTGGCAAAATTTTCTTTTCAACTTTTGAATTGCTTATAATCTTTTCATTGACAAGCTTTTCAATCCTGTCAATCTCTTTTTTGGTTAACTTTGAGAAATGGGTATAGTCAAATCTCAAACGATCAGGAGCGACAAGGGAGCCGGATTGTTTTACATGCTCTCCGAGGACTTCCCGAAGGACAGCCTGTAATATATGGGTTGCGGAATGATTGAGAGCAGTGGCCTGACGCCTTTCTTTATCAATTTTGGCTGTAACAATATCCGCTTTTTTTAAGCTTCCTTTTTTAACACGGCCTCTATGAATAGAGAGTCCGGGTACGGGAATTTTTGTATCCGTTATTTCAACATTGACTTCTTCATTGTATAATTTCCCTGTATCACCTACCTGCCCTCCTGCCTCTCCATAAAAGGGGGTCTTATTGAGAACGATTTCAACATTGTCTCCCTCTTTAGCAGTTTCAACAGTTTTTTCTCCTTTTATAATTGCCAGTATCTTTGAATCTGTCTCCAAAACGTCATATCCGACAAATTCCGTATTTTTTAAATTATTGCTTAGCTGGTTATACAAAGGGCTGATCTCTTTTTCTCCCGAGCCCTTCCAGAAATCCCTGGCCCGCTTACGCTGCTTTTCCATTTCTTTTTTAAAACCATCTTCATCAAGAGAAAGGCCGTTTTCTTCGGCAATGTCTTTTGTTAAATCCACAGGAAAACCATAGGTATCATAAAGCTTAAATATATCAGCTCCAGATATCACTGATCTTTTCTTGGACTTCGCATCATCAATAATCTTTTCCAGCATATTGGTACCGTATTCAAGGGTGGTTGCAAATGTCTCTTCTTCATTTAGGGTTACACGAATCACATAGTCTTTTGCATCCAAAAGTTCTGGATATGGTTTTTTCATAATATCCAAGACCTTCTTTTCTAGGTCATTCAAAAAAGGTTTATCTATTCCCAGAAGTTTTCCATGGCGAACAGCCCTTCTTATAATCCTTCTTAGGACATAACCTCTTCCCTCATTAGAAGGGAGTACACCGTCACAAAGAAGAAAAACGATTGCTCGTATGTGGTCAGAAATAACTCTGAAAGAGATATCGAGTTCTTTTTTTATCCCATATTCTTTTTTTGACAATGATTCTATGGATTGAATAATGGGTCGGAGTAAATCAGTATCAAAATTGCTCTTTACACCTTGAACGACAGCAGCAAGTCTCTCCAGACCCATGCCTGTATCTATATTGGGTTTAGGAAGGGGAGTGAGTTTACCATCACTATTTTTATTATACTGTGTAAAGACAAGGTTCCACAATTCAACATATCGATCGCATTCACATTCAACGTTACATTGAGGCCTTTTACACCCAACCTCCTCTCCCTGATCAATAATGATCTCTGAGCATGGCCCACATGGACCGATTTCACCCATAGCCCAAAAATTGTCCTTTTCTCCAAGTCTTACAATGCGCTTTTTTTCAACCCCCATCTCTTTATTCCAGATATTGAAGGCCTCATCATCATTTTTATATATCGTAACCCAGAGTTTTTCTTTTGGGAGGGCTAAGATATCGGTTAAGAACTCCCATGCGAATTTAATGGCTTCCTTTTTGAAATAATCCCCAAAGGAAAAGTTCCCTAACATTTCAAAGAAGGTATGATGACGGGCAGTCTTACCAACCGTCTCAAGATCGTTATGCTTTCCACCGGCTCTTACACACTTTTGAGAAGAAGCAGCTCTTTTATAATCCCTTTTTTCTACACCAATAAAGACATTCTTGAATTGGACCATGCCAGCATTCGTAAAAAGGAGTGTAGGATCATCCTTAGGGACTAACGAAGAGCTGGGGACAATTTTGTGACCATTGGATTCAAAAAATTCTAAAAATTTCTGTCTTATCTCGTGAGATTTCATTTTGTTCTTTCAATTTCTCTTTTTAATTTTCAAAGGTTTCTCTATTGATGAATCAGAACAATTAACTTTAAATGTTTTAATAATATTTTTTTATAACATCTTCCCAAAGCCCTTTTGAAATAAGGATAAATTCTATCGCTTCTCTAACCGCTCCGCGTCCTCCAGGGCTTTTTGTTATCAGTGAAACCTCCTCCTTAACTTGAGGAATCGCATCTTCTACAGCAATAGATAAACCCACCCTTCTTAAGACAGGCAAATCAACAAGGTCATCTCCTATATACGCAACCTCCTCATCTTTTAGATTGTTCTCTTTTAAGATTTTTTCATAAACCTCAATTTTATCGTGGACATCTTGATAGAGAAGGTCAATCCCTAGTTCTTTTACCCTCCTTAAAATGATGTCAGAACTCCTTCCTGAAATGATTGCTATCTTAAGTCCAGCCCTCTTCGCTAATTTTATTGCATGGCCATCTCTCACATCAAAGGATTTATACTCTGTCCCATCATCACCATAGATAATTCTCCCATCCGTTAGTACACCATCAACATCCATGATAAAAAGCTTTATCTTTTTTGCCCTTTCTTCATTCATAAATTAAACGATCCCTAACTTTAAGACATCGTGGATATGGACTATTCCCTCTGGTTTCTTTTTATCATTAACAATTAATATAGAAGTGATTGAATATTTCTCCATAATCTGCAGCGCCTTGCTCGCCAGTGCATCCTTCTCTACTGTCTTGGGATTAACAGACATAAAATCAGAAGCCTTAATATCGAAGATATGATTATCTATCTTTTTTTCCATTAATCTTCTTAAGTCTCCATCTGTTATAATTCCCAAGAGTTCGTTTGAATGATTGACCACACTGGTTACCCCTAATCTCTTAGATGAGATTTCAAAAATAATATCCTTCAAT
Encoded here:
- a CDS encoding ExbD/TolR family protein, translating into MPSDKKDTTTLSEINVTPLVDVFLVLMIIFMVTAPMLQQGVDVQLPRESAINIEAQERDIVTITKDKRIYLNNRRITLSDLSEKLKQKAVLDKGKEVFLRADKNVPYGFVVKVMANIKRAGIEKLGMVTEPAEG
- the alaS gene encoding alanine--tRNA ligase; the encoded protein is MKSHEIRQKFLEFFESNGHKIVPSSSLVPKDDPTLLFTNAGMVQFKNVFIGVEKRDYKRAASSQKCVRAGGKHNDLETVGKTARHHTFFEMLGNFSFGDYFKKEAIKFAWEFLTDILALPKEKLWVTIYKNDDEAFNIWNKEMGVEKKRIVRLGEKDNFWAMGEIGPCGPCSEIIIDQGEEVGCKRPQCNVECECDRYVELWNLVFTQYNKNSDGKLTPLPKPNIDTGMGLERLAAVVQGVKSNFDTDLLRPIIQSIESLSKKEYGIKKELDISFRVISDHIRAIVFLLCDGVLPSNEGRGYVLRRIIRRAVRHGKLLGIDKPFLNDLEKKVLDIMKKPYPELLDAKDYVIRVTLNEEETFATTLEYGTNMLEKIIDDAKSKKRSVISGADIFKLYDTYGFPVDLTKDIAEENGLSLDEDGFKKEMEKQRKRARDFWKGSGEKEISPLYNQLSNNLKNTEFVGYDVLETDSKILAIIKGEKTVETAKEGDNVEIVLNKTPFYGEAGGQVGDTGKLYNEEVNVEITDTKIPVPGLSIHRGRVKKGSLKKADIVTAKIDKERRQATALNHSATHILQAVLREVLGEHVKQSGSLVAPDRLRFDYTHFSKLTKKEIDRIEKLVNEKIISNSKVEKKILPLNEALNEGAIALFGEKYGEEVRVVKTGDLSTELCGGTHINATGEIGLFKIISEGGIASGVRRIEAVTGLGAYEYIKREEEVLHEIEEILKAKPFEESQKVKRLAEYSKELEKEVRTLKERLTKGEAFDLESKIKLVDGIKVLATKVEPLDIPALRNFLDNCKERIRSGVVVIATITDNKVVILTGVTKDLISRLNAGRIINDVAAIVGGKGGGRPDMAQAGGKDPSKLKDALNSVHKIVKKHLSLNKNN
- a CDS encoding TonB family protein: MQNEEYPSYPVYTKKAILISTLFHIVILFIFFLSPYFINGNVLRQKAYIVNLVELPGDRVGKIKTGPEEAVPPLKKKEITTKKAKIIQKKPLMTLPSKKKVLAKEKVVSEKETIAKPKEAADSKTPITTAKETPVSVTAGQGAVSLDSPVFPYLYYLKILENKIYENWNPPLEEDSVSGKLNSVVIFFKILKNGEIVSPHVEKSSGVSFYDQSALRAVILANPLPPLPLEFEEEFLGVHMGFKQTNKG
- a CDS encoding HAD-IIIA family hydrolase; amino-acid sequence: MNEERAKKIKLFIMDVDGVLTDGRIIYGDDGTEYKSFDVRDGHAIKLAKRAGLKIAIISGRSSDIILRRVKELGIDLLYQDVHDKIEVYEKILKENNLKDEEVAYIGDDLVDLPVLRRVGLSIAVEDAIPQVKEEVSLITKSPGGRGAVREAIEFILISKGLWEDVIKKYY
- the tolQ gene encoding protein TolQ, with the protein product MPQFSLVNIGGNFQGNVADMVMQSGPVAKFVLLVLLIFSIVSWTIIAQKYRILRKAKKESKKFFNIFTENLNLTTAFIESKNLRYSPVAKVFIAGYKEIRAQQKILKSLDSSQDQSKRLNYLSERISGLTRTLSKTIAEETANLERTLIFLATTGSTTPFIGLFGTVWGVMNAFRGIGMRGSTSIGVVAPGIAEALIATAAGLAVAIPAVIGYNYFVNRVRVLATEMNNFSSELIDLMEKNLIKT